The following coding sequences lie in one Moritella viscosa genomic window:
- a CDS encoding putative membrane associated signaling protein, GGDEF family protein: MGKKFRCSINNAKQAVIATFIALALVVSGVVAIATPITYGLVWNALFDVAMEQNEQQALKFKALADTSIRQGIAPEDVVKQFQSIFQGSSYDPSNYVCLINENGEVIAHPEITYVGSVIDISYQRKEEALPELRSSYVNISLARPGLDGDFSADNLPSRNVVKYMANDNMDAIFQYPLHDIGATLWIHIDVAILDKKTEKVMISIGYVIIPALLIIIAIGTFAVRIVEGSFESKLEKKAHTDGLTGLANRRYFDVQLKKEWKRALRSGGSLSLAMLDIDYFKLYNDNYGHQAGDDAIKKVADCLKMKVQRASDTVARYGGEEFAIVMVDCTEQEAVFFMEKLVLSIENLGILHANSSCSKFVTCSMGLATLKASQDVDYSQLLRLADRALYRSKAKGRNNLCR; this comes from the coding sequence TTGGGTAAAAAATTCAGGTGTTCGATAAATAACGCTAAGCAGGCCGTTATTGCTACATTTATTGCTTTAGCGCTGGTGGTATCTGGCGTTGTAGCGATTGCAACTCCGATTACATATGGCTTGGTATGGAATGCACTTTTTGATGTCGCGATGGAACAGAATGAACAGCAAGCATTGAAATTCAAGGCATTGGCAGATACGAGTATTCGTCAAGGTATTGCTCCTGAAGACGTAGTGAAGCAGTTTCAATCTATTTTCCAAGGTAGCAGTTATGATCCGAGTAACTATGTTTGTTTAATTAATGAAAATGGTGAAGTGATTGCCCATCCTGAAATTACTTATGTCGGTAGTGTTATTGATATCAGCTATCAACGTAAAGAAGAAGCATTACCTGAACTACGGTCATCGTACGTGAATATTTCACTAGCGAGGCCTGGACTAGATGGTGATTTCAGCGCTGATAACTTGCCTTCACGAAATGTGGTTAAGTACATGGCGAATGATAATATGGATGCCATTTTTCAATATCCGTTGCATGATATTGGTGCTACATTGTGGATCCATATTGATGTTGCGATATTAGACAAAAAAACAGAAAAGGTGATGATATCAATTGGTTATGTGATAATCCCTGCGTTGTTAATCATTATAGCGATTGGCACATTTGCAGTGAGGATTGTTGAAGGTTCGTTTGAATCAAAATTAGAAAAAAAAGCACATACCGATGGTTTAACAGGGCTTGCTAATCGACGTTATTTTGATGTTCAACTTAAAAAAGAATGGAAACGAGCGTTGAGAAGCGGCGGTTCGTTATCACTAGCTATGCTCGATATTGATTATTTTAAATTATATAACGATAACTATGGGCACCAAGCTGGTGATGATGCGATTAAAAAGGTAGCCGATTGTTTAAAAATGAAAGTGCAGCGGGCTTCTGACACAGTTGCTCGTTATGGCGGTGAAGAGTTTGCTATTGTGATGGTTGATTGTACTGAGCAAGAGGCTGTATTTTTCATGGAAAAATTGGTGCTGTCGATAGAAAACTTGGGTATTTTACATGCTAACTCAAGTTGTTCGAAATTTGTTACGTGTAGTATGGGGTTAGCGACATTAAAAGCATCACAGGATGTAGATTACTCACAGTTGTTACGACTCGCAGACAGGGCCCTCTATCGCAGTAAGGCCAAAGGACGTAACAATTTATGTCGTTAA